A genomic stretch from Schistosoma haematobium chromosome 2, whole genome shotgun sequence includes:
- a CDS encoding hypothetical protein (EggNog:ENOG410VNPA~COG:O~MEROPS:MER0018645~SECRETED:SignalP(1-20)) codes for MSSFCLYGILFLICAQSVTSFRKGSSVCLLDYDEGICRALIKRFYYDRVNKTCEVFYYGGCLGNRNNFLSKQECEQKCNGTIYIKENSSETTRQTETTSTPTDQSDSTEATTPTQKPLGVGAKIFLGILDIKNGLSNLFNKVKGGK; via the exons ATGTCCTCTTTTTGTTTATACGGAATATTGTTCCTTATATGTGCACAAAGTGTTACATCATTTCGAAAAG GAAGTTCGGTCTGCCTTTTAGATTATGATGAGGGCATATGCAGAGCTCTGATAAAACGTTTCTACTACGACAGAGTAAATAAAACGTGTGAAGTATTTTATTATGGTGGGTGTCTTGGAAATagaaacaactttctaagcaaACAAGAATGTGAACAGAAGTGTAATGGGAC GATTTACATAAAAGAAAATTCATCCG AAACAACTAGACAAACGGAAACAACATCAACACCGACCGACCAATCAG ATAGTACTGAAGCAACAACCCCTACTCAGAAACCACTTGGAGTTGGTGCTAAAATATTCTTAGGTATTCTGGATATAAAAAACGGACTGTCCAACTTATTCAACAAAGTCAAAGGTGGTAAATAA